GTATGACCGGGCGTGGCGATGGCCGTGATGACTTCGTTACCGAAGCTTAGGGCGTCGCCCTGACGGATGCCGATGTCGGCGCAATCCACACCCGCGGCGTCGCCGACCACCGTCTCGCAGCCGGTGGCCTCGCGCATCAGACCGGAACCGGTGACGTGGTCCGCATGGACGTGGGTCTCCAGGCTGTAACGCAGGGTGACGCCCAGCTCGCGCAACACGGACATGTCGCGTTCGTGGCGTTCCCGTACCGGGTCGATGATGACCGCATCCCGGGTGTCGGCGTCCGCGATGATATAGGTATAGGTCGAGCTTTCGGGATCGAACAACTGTCTGAAAATCGCCATATGAAAACCTCCTAGGCGTATTCAAGTATTTCCTAAAATACTGATATGGGTGCCCGTACGCATTGATTAAAGTCATAACTGAGTAAATTGGTCAGAAATAAGTATTTACCCTTGTGAAAGCGGCGGCCTTGGCCGGTCGGCGGGGCTGTGCGATAGTCGCCCGCATGCTGCCGACACTGCCACGCCAGACTTGGGCCTGGGCGTTTTA
The sequence above is drawn from the Gammaproteobacteria bacterium genome and encodes:
- a CDS encoding MBL fold metallo-hydrolase, translating into MAIFRQLFDPESSTYTYIIADADTRDAVIIDPVRERHERDMSVLRELGVTLRYSLETHVHADHVTGSGLMREATGCETVVGDAAGVDCADIGIRQGDALSFGNEVITAIATPGHTDGCTSYHWRDRLFTGDTLLINACGRTDFQQGNAETLYDSIQKLFAFPDETLVYPGHDYEGRRVSSIVQEKAINPRLAGKAKDEFVAIMNGLDLPYPRRIDEALPANVHCGLAA